ATCATCACCCGTCGTCTCAAAGCGGATCAGCTTGCCTTGACCAACTTGCAACCCACCACGTCCTACGCGGTGCTCGTCAGAGCCGAGAACTCGCACGGCCTGTCCCTGCCCAGTCCGGTGTCTCCTTGGTTCACGACTCTGCCGTCGGGTGGATCCTTCGGtagcggtggcggcggcggcggcatcCAGGAATTGGAGGAAGGCCGACAGcggctctcttcttctctggcGTGGCTCCGGCTGGAGCCCGTCCGCCCGCTCAATGCCACAACGGTCCGGTTGAGTTGGCGCTGGTTAGATGGCGCTGATGGCAGCGAACCCACCGAGTCGGCCTTCGAGGGACTTCACATTTGGTACCGGCCCATCCGCAGCTCCCGCTCCGGCTCAGAGGAGGATCAAATCCATCAAGAACGATCCTCAGCCTCGACGTTGGCTTCCTTCCGGGTGGTCAAAGTGTCCCAGCCGGCCGTGTCCAGCTCGACTTACACGCTGGCCAATTTGCTACCCTCGACCCgctatctcttcttcttggtccCGTTCTACCGGAATATCGATGGCCGACCGTCCAACAGTCAAACGCTGACGACCTTGGAAGCCGGTAAGTTTCATTCCTTCCAgcaatttaaattgaattgattttattttcaatttcttgtttgattttgtgcAGCTCCCGAAGGACCTCCGCGGGATCTGATTGTACGCCAATTAAATTCCAGCAGCTGTTTGGTGAAATGGAGCGAGCCGTCGCATAACCAACGCAACGGAATCATCACCGGATATCaagtaaatcaaatcaatttaatcttttttgtcctttgccattaataattaattcaattttatgttAGATTTACGTGTTTATGGACGATTCGGAAACCTTATTGGCCAACATGACGTTGCCGCCGACTCCGACTTCCGTCATTATCGGCAATCTCGTTGCAGGATCGTCCTACTCGATCCGGGCAGCAGCGTGGACTCTGGCGGGAGTGGGCCCGGCTTCTGAGCCCGCCTCATTCAGCATGGAGGTGTTGAGCTTCCAGCAGCATCCACAGGTCCCGGCCCTTCACGACGATTTGGACTCCGACCTGGACGATCCGTTCACTCGTTTCGACAGCGACAATCGTCCGCCCAGCGGCGAAGTGACCACGCAGATGGTCAAGGAGACGTGGTTCATTCTTGCCATCGGCGGAGTTCTTTTGGCCACGCTGTGTCTTCTGGTGGCCGCCCTGATTGTCCGTCGCCGATGGGTCCGCAACAAGGCCATGTCCTCTGTGCAGAAAGTCGAGCTGGGCAGCGGAACGGACGGCAATTTACTCCACAGCGTCTGCAGTGGCAGCGGCGGCGCCAGAGATTTGCTCTGGTCACGCGGATGGCATTCCGGCAGCACTggcaaccaccaccaccatccgTCGCGAACGGGGACGGTTTCGGCTTCGCAGAAAGAGGCGGAACTGGAAGCCCAGGCCTCGCTACTACCCCAACAGCCGCAGCAGTACGGCAGCAGCGGAATCGCTCCGCCGGAATACGCCGAGCTGCTCAACCAGCACGGctcccaacagcagcagcaccagtcGGATCAGAGCCAACTGAGTCTCAGCTCGTTCCTGCCGCGTcgcaacaacaccaacaacatgATGCTGATGCAGGCCCAGATGCAGGCGCCTCCGTCCGCCTACGCCACCACAACTTTGGTCAATCCGTCGATGCGAGGGCAGCGGCAGATCCACGGCCCTTATTCCAGCAAGTCGTCGGGCGACTCGAGCAGTGGCAGCTACGTGGTCGAGCATCAAGATCGAATGGGCTGCGGGAGCAACAgccgcaacagcaacaacaacagtcacCACAGTCGGAAGAACAGCAGCGGATTTTTGTCTATTGACCATGGAAAcggccatcagcagcagcagcagagaattCCCAACTGGGCCGAACTTTTGCCTCCGCCACCGAGACATCCGCCGCCACCTAGTCCAGCACCTAATTGCGATCGCTCCACTTCCACTTCCAAAGACGTaaggacattttttaaatgatcaTCTATTAGCGcgcgaattttaaatttttaaatctgaaCGTTTTTTTTAGGGATCGCTTCCGCTGCCAAATTCCGTCAAACCGTCGCTGAAATTCAGTTCGGCCAATCCCAGTCCGGCCTTGTCGAAGCGAAGTGCTCCTGCAGGATCGACTGGAATTTCCAGTACGTTCAAACCTCCATCGCCTCGGTACAATGCCAGTCTCGGAGGAGAAGAGACGGCGCCGAACGTCAACCGGAATGCAATCCGAACTGGGCGGACGAAAGCCATGAGGTCGACACGGTCCCAGAGATCCGGCACCTCCGGATCGCACACGGAACTCGATCAACCGGCTCTCAAGGGATATTCGGATTCGGGATCAGAGCGAAGTTTCCCGCCGGGCAGCTGCTACACGACGGCGCCCATGAATTACCAATTGAATCCCCTGGACAACATCACAACCCACtgggacgacgacgtcgacgactaAAGCCGCAGCATCAGCGGCGGCCACGGAGTCGATTACAGCCATGGTGGCGGCGACGACAGCCATTCAGACGGCGACGAATTGGCCTCCtcccaaaaatatttctcaatTATTTAGTGCTCTTTGCCGAACTTACGAACATTCTAAATCACTTGATGCAAATCGGTACTCACGCCTTGGATATCGGTGCTTTGACGCCCTTCTTTTGGCTGTTTGAAGAGCGTGAGAAGATAATTGGAATCCTCCGAATGCATTTGAAACAGCGAACCGTTGATATTGGTATCGTTTCCGACGAAGACGCACTTCATTACGGTTTCAGTGGTGTCATGTTGCGCGGATCTGGAATCAAGTGGGACCTGAGGAAAACTCAACCTTACGACGCCTTTGATTTGGTTGAATTTGACGTTCCCGTGGGACTAAAAGGCGACTGCTATGACAGGTAAAGTCACATCACCTCGTCGTCGCACCACAAGACAatagtttcattattttcttagaTACCTGTGTCGTGTTGAAGAGATGCGGGAATCTCTCCGCATCATCGATCAATGCCTGAATAAAATGCCGGCGGGTGAGGTCCGTGTGGACGATGCCAAGATCATGGTGCCCAAGCGATCCGAAATGAAGACGTCGATGGAAGCTCTCATTCAAGTTGTTCACACAGGGCTACAACGTTCCGCCAGGAGCCACTTACACGGCTGTAGAGAATCCCAAAGGTATCTTCTTATTAAGACAATAGTGGTCTATGGGCTTGAACCAAATT
This window of the Daphnia pulex isolate KAP4 chromosome 5, ASM2113471v1 genome carries:
- the LOC124194033 gene encoding protein sax-3-like — encoded protein: MHRTDVFAANNRPNIAIDRSKMSHAPSSSSRLTPAGLLNRFVILLLLLHQIPSSDANGMMRSPRITEHPTDMTVARNDPVTLKCSADGSPAPTIEWYRDGELIISSNGQQQQHSKSGGGGGGGGGNSHRVMLPGGDLFFFRVVHGRKESDAGLYWCLARNPQGSSRSRNATLTVAYLHPEFRTVPLATRGILGEPATLECEPPRGHPEPQVRWKKNGQPLDNLAVGQPQRDHSSRIRMDENGNLIFAKLMSSDEGRYQCSAQNVVATRETAAVLLSVHVRPFIVRPPQDTTALLGGEVSLECGVTGDPPPHVEWRRQDGAKIPINRIRPASNDQTRTSLRLERLVASDAGRYVCEVENSVGSSSASAQLAILIPPTWNSSAGISSSGQAFLPREVRGFLEQSVFLDCPVHGSPAPLVFWQREGQGRDGAGSTVELLTSDSSGPSARWNVFRNGTLVINRLRREDAGGLWCGAVSEAGGLVARTRLEIVTISAPPPPVIEVGPANQTLPLGSPASLACSTTEPSSQNLPLRWWKDGAPLALSVRMTQSGETGMLRIEDLQPSDAGIYTCWIGSGDQSAAWTASLTVASQSNSNVAFSRSPSDPMALPGSPSQPRLLHKTANSLTVGWQSGLRMGASPLLGYTVEIFSSGDPDSHQENSWTWAGPTIPNQRSWRIITRRLKADQLALTNLQPTTSYAVLVRAENSHGLSLPSPVSPWFTTLPSGGSFGSGGGGGGIQELEEGRQRLSSSLAWLRLEPVRPLNATTVRLSWRWLDGADGSEPTESAFEGLHIWYRPIRSSRSGSEEDQIHQERSSASTLASFRVVKVSQPAVSSSTYTLANLLPSTRYLFFLVPFYRNIDGRPSNSQTLTTLEAAPEGPPRDLIVRQLNSSSCLVKWSEPSHNQRNGIITGYQIYVFMDDSETLLANMTLPPTPTSVIIGNLVAGSSYSIRAAAWTLAGVGPASEPASFSMEVLSFQQHPQVPALHDDLDSDLDDPFTRFDSDNRPPSGEVTTQMVKETWFILAIGGVLLATLCLLVAALIVRRRWVRNKAMSSVQKVELGSGTDGNLLHSVCSGSGGARDLLWSRGWHSGSTGNHHHHPSRTGTVSASQKEAELEAQASLLPQQPQQYGSSGIAPPEYAELLNQHGSQQQQHQSDQSQLSLSSFLPRRNNTNNMMLMQAQMQAPPSAYATTTLVNPSMRGQRQIHGPYSSKSSGDSSSGSYVVEHQDRMGCGSNSRNSNNNSHHSRKNSSGFLSIDHGNGHQQQQQRIPNWAELLPPPPRHPPPPSPAPNCDRSTSTSKDGSLPLPNSVKPSLKFSSANPSPALSKRSAPAGSTGISSTFKPPSPRYNASLGGEETAPNVNRNAIRTGRTKAMRSTRSQRSGTSGSHTELDQPALKGYSDSGSERSFPPGSCYTTAPMNYQLNPLDNITTHWDDDVDD
- the LOC124193929 gene encoding NADH dehydrogenase [ubiquinone] iron-sulfur protein 2, mitochondrial-like; this encodes MQIGTHALDIGALTPFFWLFEEREKIIGILRMHLKQRTVDIGIVSDEDALHYGFSGVMLRGSGIKWDLRKTQPYDAFDLVEFDVPVGLKGDCYDRYLCRVEEMRESLRIIDQCLNKMPAGEVRVDDAKIMVPKRSEMKTSMEALIQVVHTGLQREFGVYLVSDGSSRPYRCKIKAPGFAHLAALEKVGRNHILADIVAIIGTLDVVLEKLIAECVPRPLYLHTGDLLEMELYM